A section of the Prochlorococcus marinus XMU1402 genome encodes:
- a CDS encoding DUF4278 domain-containing protein — MTLTYRGQKYVQNKVAAKKQHNELTYRGKSYTS; from the coding sequence ATGACTCTAACTTACAGAGGACAAAAGTACGTCCAGAATAAAGTAGCAGCTAAGAAGCAGCATAACGAACTAACATATAGAGGGAAATCTTATACAAGCTAG
- a CDS encoding RNA recognition motif-containing protein, producing the protein MTLSLNIGNLFNDSASHALVDELRKRTSEEDILDFEEKFNSKNEKNLHIYICRFLKNRSISRGLASKWLLTIIKNKESKLDTLQKIK; encoded by the coding sequence ATGACATTAAGTTTAAATATTGGGAACTTATTTAATGATTCCGCCAGTCATGCCTTGGTGGATGAGCTAAGAAAAAGAACATCAGAAGAGGATATATTGGACTTTGAGGAAAAATTTAACTCCAAAAACGAAAAAAATCTACACATCTATATATGTAGATTTCTTAAAAATAGATCAATATCCAGAGGACTTGCATCTAAATGGTTATTAACAATAATTAAAAACAAAGAATCAAAACTTGATACTTTGCAAAAAATCAAATAA
- a CDS encoding SGNH/GDSL hydrolase family protein has translation MKKFSPLILIVILIITPSLFASKINRLRLSSLINRYNYNKKYPKESYFSTSFKHIVPCPKESINIAYFGQSNHGNIIKREKNLNLPYKKVFTYDWRLGVCSKFKEPLAGVDGRAGAFGHISSDTIFFLKKNYTLPNNIIVLGFSKGGTRAQDWASGPFAEKLDFFLKKLKKDDIEIDYLLWHQGESEIKNANRIYYQNYIKDMQLIFKKFLTISKKTKIGMALVSVCNSEKSKSLIKSQRSIIQKNDSVFLTLNTDNLGNIYRYDGCHFNSLGASVIGEKYADFIGKFNK, from the coding sequence ATGAAAAAATTTTCTCCTTTAATTCTCATAGTCATTTTGATTATTACTCCTTCTTTATTTGCAAGCAAAATAAATAGACTTCGTCTTAGTTCTCTAATTAATAGGTACAATTACAACAAAAAATATCCAAAAGAGTCTTATTTTTCAACTTCTTTTAAACATATTGTGCCTTGTCCTAAAGAAAGTATTAATATTGCATATTTTGGACAAAGTAATCATGGAAATATTATAAAAAGAGAAAAAAATCTAAATTTACCTTACAAGAAAGTCTTCACTTATGATTGGAGGTTAGGAGTCTGTTCAAAGTTTAAAGAACCTTTAGCAGGAGTTGATGGTCGCGCAGGTGCTTTTGGGCATATTTCATCAGATACTATTTTTTTTCTAAAAAAAAATTATACTTTACCTAATAATATTATTGTCTTGGGATTCTCTAAAGGAGGAACAAGAGCTCAAGATTGGGCGAGTGGACCTTTCGCAGAGAAACTTGACTTTTTTTTGAAAAAGTTAAAAAAAGACGATATCGAGATTGATTATCTCCTTTGGCATCAAGGAGAATCAGAAATCAAAAACGCAAATAGAATTTACTATCAGAATTACATTAAAGATATGCAATTAATATTCAAAAAGTTTCTTACAATCTCCAAAAAAACAAAAATTGGTATGGCTTTAGTAAGCGTTTGTAATTCCGAGAAAAGTAAATCTCTAATTAAATCTCAGCGTTCAATTATTCAAAAAAATGACAGCGTCTTTTTAACATTAAATACTGATAATCTTGGAAATATTTATCGATATGATGGATGTCATTTTAATTCTTTAGGAGCATCAGTAATTGGAGAAAAATATGCTGATTTTATAGGAAAATTTAATAAATGA
- a CDS encoding ABC transporter ATP-binding protein, producing the protein MLDLKEISYQPQTGERKIIDNLNLKVHENEIILICGNSGSGKTTLLEIISGLTNPQKGKITWKNKILSSRQRRWFCGVVFQFPERYFIGTTIGKELKIGHESLREKNIEIVLNKVGLKKINLTQPPEQLSGGQQRRLAVAVQLLRKPSILLLDEPTAGLDFSMRNDVKNLILDLKNKNTIIIVTHEPALFEGIPSRILFLEKGKIKNFMKENHAG; encoded by the coding sequence ATGCTTGATTTAAAAGAAATATCTTATCAACCTCAAACTGGAGAGAGAAAAATAATAGACAATCTAAATTTAAAAGTACATGAAAATGAAATCATCTTAATTTGCGGCAATAGTGGTTCAGGGAAAACAACACTACTCGAAATAATAAGCGGATTAACAAATCCACAAAAAGGAAAAATTACTTGGAAGAATAAAATATTATCTTCTAGACAAAGAAGATGGTTTTGCGGAGTAGTTTTCCAATTTCCCGAAAGATACTTTATAGGTACAACCATTGGGAAAGAATTAAAAATAGGCCATGAATCTTTAAGAGAAAAAAATATAGAAATAGTCTTAAATAAAGTTGGTTTAAAAAAAATTAATCTGACCCAACCACCAGAACAACTAAGTGGCGGACAACAAAGGCGATTAGCTGTAGCAGTTCAACTACTAAGAAAACCCTCAATTCTTTTACTTGATGAACCAACTGCTGGATTAGACTTTTCAATGAGAAATGATGTGAAGAATTTAATTCTTGATTTAAAAAATAAAAATACAATTATTATTGTTACTCATGAACCTGCTTTATTTGAGGGAATTCCTTCTAGGATATTATTCTTGGAAAAAGGGAAAATCAAAAACTTTATGAAAGAAAATCATGCAGGATAG
- a CDS encoding CPP1-like family protein codes for MDSNSSKNNSEKSPYEILGVKEGAAFEDIQKARDLKVKEAGEDLILKAKIESSFDQLLMGSLKARQSGNVSYEAVSASKKEKQINQFTNSNFPLLSKIKNLNNNSKNSSQYSLPKISPPSFDNLLIKISAGLLFLILLFISPDSNNRLLLSISTLILTYTQIKSGKRFIGSLGWSVTFLSIGLIFGGLLETNSLIQEISNNSLSIQKIQSIPAMIILWMGVIFL; via the coding sequence TTGGATTCAAACAGCAGTAAAAACAATAGCGAAAAATCACCTTATGAAATTTTAGGTGTAAAAGAAGGTGCTGCTTTTGAGGATATCCAGAAGGCTAGAGATCTCAAAGTTAAAGAGGCTGGTGAAGATTTAATTTTAAAAGCAAAAATAGAATCCTCCTTTGATCAATTGCTTATGGGCAGTTTGAAAGCTAGACAATCAGGTAATGTAAGTTATGAAGCTGTGAGTGCTTCAAAAAAAGAAAAACAAATTAATCAATTTACCAATAGTAACTTCCCGCTACTTTCTAAGATAAAAAATTTAAACAATAACTCTAAAAACTCAAGTCAGTACAGTTTGCCAAAAATATCGCCTCCCTCATTTGATAATCTCTTAATAAAAATATCTGCAGGACTACTGTTTTTGATTTTGTTATTTATTAGTCCAGATTCGAATAATAGACTTTTACTCTCTATCTCAACTCTAATACTTACCTATACACAAATTAAATCGGGGAAAAGATTTATAGGTTCTTTAGGTTGGAGTGTTACCTTTCTCTCAATAGGATTAATATTTGGTGGATTACTTGAAACCAATTCTCTGATTCAGGAAATATCAAACAATTCTTTATCAATACAAAAAATTCAAAGTATTCCAGCCATGATTATTTTGTGGATGGGTGTTATTTTCCTATAG
- the nrdJ gene encoding ribonucleoside-triphosphate reductase, adenosylcobalamin-dependent, with amino-acid sequence MTVAPNKASSESNSNNLKKDDFPKTAPAAYPVFFRSYSRKTSSGKRENWSEVGERNLSGLKELGKLSEEELILMREMQSNQKAQPSGRWLWIGGTPWINKNQNFSGAYNCTSTNLIDWEAFALMMDLAMMGCGTGAIIEPHFINKLPTVLNKINIKSVSEVGITPKDKREEKSSLEIKGKELYIKVGDSRRGWVDSYKYLLEASSNENFEREIDVYINLEDIRPAGESLKGFGGMANPIKLKDLYSRVASLLGKAIGRKLSTVECCLLIDEAAVTIVAGNIRRSAGMRQFASDDKEAASAKENLWSQDASGNWRIDPEKDALRMANHTRVYHTKPSYQTVLDAVTKQFHSGEGAIQFAPEAIARSNADILKDDQLRKEFIEIYSEQGKDEARNWINSNYGQFSEEELDHRMSRYGLNPCGEILGNDFHCNLAEVHLNQIDPENFEEQKKAFKAAALSVACLLNHEFEVERYRKSREYDPIVGVSFTGFFDFCVHAFGTPWLKWWEAGRPNSEEGKAFKEKEAEFLDSWRKIVKETVWEYCDNHNLRRPNRCTTVQPAGTKSLLTGAAPGWHPPKAQRFIRRITFRKNDPIALACMDYGYSVVPSQSDKDENGCLLDNPFDPRCTEWLVEIPTEVSWANIDGADQIDINNFSALAQFDFYMQVQKFYTEHNTSATVEFRENEIEDLAKAIYNAIQNNEGYISAALLARFSANATFPRLPFEPISKEEYISLQNKVIERKVNNDFFDALNKYDVGELSEAGPAGCDSDKCLLPLAKPKN; translated from the coding sequence GTGACTGTTGCACCAAATAAAGCTTCTTCGGAGAGCAATTCGAATAATCTTAAAAAAGATGATTTTCCAAAGACTGCGCCAGCTGCTTATCCTGTTTTTTTCAGATCTTACAGTAGAAAAACTTCATCTGGTAAAAGGGAGAACTGGAGTGAAGTTGGCGAAAGGAACTTATCAGGATTAAAAGAATTAGGAAAACTTTCTGAGGAAGAATTGATCCTAATGAGAGAGATGCAAAGTAACCAAAAAGCCCAACCTTCAGGTAGATGGTTATGGATAGGCGGAACCCCTTGGATTAATAAGAACCAAAATTTCTCAGGCGCATACAACTGTACCTCAACAAACTTAATTGATTGGGAAGCCTTCGCATTAATGATGGACTTAGCAATGATGGGATGTGGAACCGGTGCAATAATTGAACCTCATTTTATAAACAAACTACCTACGGTTTTAAACAAAATAAATATTAAATCAGTCAGTGAGGTTGGAATAACTCCTAAAGATAAAAGAGAAGAAAAGTCATCATTAGAAATCAAAGGGAAAGAACTTTACATAAAAGTTGGAGATAGCAGAAGAGGCTGGGTAGATAGCTACAAATATCTTCTTGAGGCATCAAGTAATGAAAATTTTGAAAGAGAAATTGATGTTTATATAAATTTGGAAGATATTAGACCTGCTGGAGAATCATTAAAAGGTTTTGGTGGGATGGCAAATCCTATTAAATTGAAAGATCTCTACTCAAGAGTCGCATCACTTCTTGGTAAGGCAATAGGCAGGAAATTAAGTACAGTAGAGTGTTGTTTATTAATTGATGAAGCTGCAGTAACTATAGTTGCTGGGAATATAAGAAGAAGCGCTGGAATGAGACAATTTGCCTCAGATGACAAGGAAGCGGCATCTGCAAAAGAAAATCTATGGAGTCAAGATGCAAGTGGTAATTGGAGAATAGATCCTGAAAAAGATGCCCTCAGGATGGCTAATCATACTAGGGTTTACCATACAAAACCCTCATACCAAACTGTTTTAGATGCCGTAACGAAACAATTCCATTCAGGCGAAGGAGCTATTCAATTTGCTCCAGAAGCAATAGCAAGATCAAATGCAGATATCCTCAAAGACGATCAATTAAGAAAGGAATTTATTGAAATCTACTCAGAACAAGGGAAGGATGAAGCAAGAAATTGGATAAATAGTAATTATGGCCAATTTTCTGAAGAAGAGCTTGATCACAGGATGAGCAGATATGGACTTAACCCATGTGGGGAGATCTTAGGAAATGATTTTCACTGCAATTTAGCTGAAGTTCATTTAAATCAGATTGATCCTGAAAATTTTGAAGAGCAAAAAAAGGCTTTCAAAGCTGCAGCTCTTTCTGTAGCATGCTTACTCAATCATGAATTTGAAGTTGAGCGTTACAGAAAAAGTAGGGAATATGATCCTATTGTAGGGGTAAGTTTCACTGGATTTTTTGATTTCTGCGTCCACGCATTTGGAACACCATGGTTGAAGTGGTGGGAAGCAGGAAGGCCAAATAGCGAAGAAGGGAAGGCATTCAAAGAAAAGGAAGCTGAATTCTTAGATTCTTGGAGAAAAATAGTAAAAGAAACTGTATGGGAATATTGTGATAACCATAATCTAAGGAGACCAAATAGATGCACAACAGTTCAGCCAGCTGGGACTAAAAGTCTTCTGACTGGCGCTGCTCCAGGATGGCATCCGCCAAAAGCTCAAAGATTTATTAGAAGAATAACTTTCAGGAAAAATGATCCAATAGCTTTAGCTTGTATGGATTATGGTTACTCTGTTGTTCCATCTCAATCTGATAAAGATGAAAATGGTTGCTTGCTCGATAATCCATTTGATCCAAGATGTACAGAATGGTTAGTTGAAATCCCCACAGAAGTTAGCTGGGCAAATATAGACGGCGCAGACCAAATAGACATCAATAATTTCTCAGCATTAGCTCAATTTGATTTTTACATGCAAGTGCAAAAATTTTACACAGAGCATAATACCTCTGCAACCGTAGAATTTAGAGAAAATGAAATTGAGGATTTAGCTAAGGCTATTTACAATGCAATACAAAATAATGAAGGATATATATCAGCGGCATTACTAGCTCGATTTAGTGCCAACGCTACTTTCCCGAGATTACCTTTTGAACCAATTAGTAAGGAGGAGTACATATCACTGCAAAATAAAGTAATAGAAAGGAAAGTTAATAACGATTTCTTTGACGCTCTTAATAAATATGATGTTGGAGAGCTATCTGAAGCAGGCCCAGCAGGTTGTGATTCAGATAAGTGTCTTCTTCCTCTAGCCAAACCAAAAAATTAA
- a CDS encoding 16S rRNA (uracil(1498)-N(3))-methyltransferase yields the protein MEDLTRLVISNERIENIKCNNLELTKEEAHYINKVMRIKNGKEIFIANGEGSLWKAIKVKNDCLEIIQLKKPYFFQEQEIYLLGIAVVIPKSGFEDILKMCTEIGIDFIQPLFSERQVNKNLNLSRKLLRWNSIIKEAVEQSERLWKPSILNGMDIIKWLKSRDNQERVSISITREETIYDLNQWLRKQQEFANKKGGIFWNVIGPEGGWSSKEIDFFNKNNINFVKLSDTILRTSTASINASSILNQWRVDFKLRK from the coding sequence ATGGAAGACTTAACAAGATTAGTTATTTCAAATGAAAGAATTGAAAATATTAAGTGCAATAATTTAGAACTGACCAAAGAAGAGGCTCACTATATAAATAAAGTAATGAGGATAAAGAATGGTAAAGAAATATTTATAGCTAACGGGGAGGGTTCATTATGGAAAGCTATAAAAGTTAAGAATGATTGTTTAGAAATAATTCAATTAAAAAAACCTTACTTTTTTCAAGAACAAGAAATTTACTTATTAGGCATAGCTGTTGTTATACCAAAAAGTGGTTTTGAGGATATTTTAAAAATGTGTACTGAAATAGGAATTGATTTTATACAGCCATTATTTTCAGAAAGACAAGTAAACAAAAATTTAAATCTTTCTAGAAAACTTTTGAGATGGAATTCAATTATCAAAGAAGCAGTTGAGCAAAGTGAGAGATTATGGAAACCATCTATCTTAAATGGTATGGATATTATTAAATGGCTAAAAAGTAGAGATAATCAAGAAAGAGTTTCAATTTCTATAACTAGAGAAGAAACAATATATGACTTAAATCAATGGTTAAGAAAACAACAAGAATTTGCAAATAAAAAAGGAGGTATTTTTTGGAATGTAATTGGTCCTGAAGGTGGTTGGTCCTCTAAAGAAATTGATTTTTTTAATAAAAATAATATTAACTTTGTTAAACTTTCTGACACTATCTTAAGAACTTCAACGGCTAGTATTAACGCATCATCAATTCTTAATCAGTGGAGAGTTGATTTTAAATTAAGGAAGTAG
- a CDS encoding class I SAM-dependent methyltransferase produces the protein MERIPEPELMLEKEQVISYDKADFSEGEVNLINQINYYLLKKNISLGEKDLIVDLGCGPGNISEKLAIKWPNTEVVGIDGSKEMILRAEYNKSISTNQKKLKNLRYICSDIKDIKSNNFFQKKRISLLVSNSLIHHITNLEDFFNTIRSLSSNITVNFHKDLKRPLDEKSALALKAQCSIKYNEILTNDYYASLRASYTFKELKNFTLANDLSSLDVFEDGDNYLIVYGNV, from the coding sequence ATGGAAAGAATCCCTGAACCTGAATTAATGTTAGAAAAAGAGCAGGTTATTTCTTATGACAAAGCTGATTTTTCAGAAGGGGAAGTTAATTTAATTAATCAAATAAATTATTATCTTTTAAAAAAAAATATTTCTTTAGGTGAAAAAGATTTAATAGTTGATTTAGGTTGCGGTCCGGGAAATATTTCTGAGAAGTTAGCAATAAAATGGCCTAATACTGAAGTAGTGGGAATAGATGGTTCTAAAGAGATGATTTTGAGAGCAGAATATAATAAAAGTATTTCTACTAACCAAAAAAAATTAAAAAATTTACGCTACATTTGTTCTGATATTAAAGACATTAAATCAAATAATTTTTTTCAAAAAAAAAGAATTAGTTTACTTGTTAGCAACAGTTTGATTCATCACATTACCAATCTTGAAGATTTCTTTAACACCATAAGAAGTTTGTCTAGTAATATTACCGTAAATTTTCACAAGGACTTAAAAAGGCCATTAGATGAAAAATCTGCTTTAGCTCTCAAAGCACAATGCTCAATTAAATATAATGAGATTTTAACTAATGATTATTATGCATCTTTAAGAGCTTCCTATACTTTCAAAGAGTTAAAAAATTTTACTTTAGCGAATGATCTATCCTCTTTAGATGTGTTTGAAGACGGTGATAATTATTTAATAGTCTATGGTAATGTTTAA
- a CDS encoding TIGR00297 family protein, with the protein MDLIRNQFFIGFCINFILIYIFCKIPLMTKSGWISAGILGTILWGCLSWQGWMSVVIYLLFGSLVTKIGFKFKKEQGIAEKRGGRRGPENVWGSASTGLFLAIMTKFNAANLVMFKVGFAASFAAKLADTFGSEIGKRFGKDTYLITSLKKVERGTEGGISVEGTLASIFGSIFMAFIMLRLSIISTKFHFIVVMVSGFLATLSESIIGAKFQNKYKLSNELVNAIQTSIASFFAIFALILFSYF; encoded by the coding sequence ATGGATTTAATTAGAAATCAATTTTTTATAGGATTTTGCATTAATTTTATTTTGATTTATATATTTTGCAAGATTCCTTTGATGACGAAAAGTGGTTGGATAAGTGCAGGCATTTTAGGCACAATTTTATGGGGATGTTTGTCTTGGCAGGGATGGATGTCAGTTGTAATTTATTTATTATTTGGATCTCTCGTTACCAAAATAGGTTTTAAATTTAAAAAAGAACAAGGAATAGCTGAAAAAAGAGGAGGGAGAAGAGGTCCTGAGAATGTTTGGGGATCTGCATCTACAGGATTATTTCTTGCCATTATGACCAAATTTAATGCTGCCAACTTAGTGATGTTTAAAGTAGGTTTTGCTGCGAGTTTTGCTGCAAAGTTGGCGGATACTTTTGGCAGCGAAATTGGAAAAAGATTTGGTAAAGATACATATTTAATTACTTCACTTAAAAAGGTGGAGAGAGGAACCGAAGGAGGAATAAGTGTAGAAGGAACTTTAGCTAGTATCTTTGGATCAATATTTATGGCTTTTATAATGCTTCGTTTATCAATTATTTCTACAAAATTTCATTTTATAGTTGTTATGGTTTCTGGATTCTTGGCAACACTTTCTGAAAGCATTATTGGTGCTAAATTTCAAAACAAATATAAATTAAGCAATGAATTGGTAAATGCTATTCAGACAAGTATTGCTTCTTTTTTTGCTATCTTTGCTCTTATTTTATTTTCATATTTTTAA
- the hslO gene encoding Hsp33 family molecular chaperone HslO, with protein MQDRIVRATAANGGIRLVAVLTTESSLEAKKRHGLSYLTTCILGRAFSASLLLASSMKIMHGRVTLRVRSDGPLKGLLVDAGRDGKVRGYVGNPNLELDLVKIGNNKYSFDFTKALGTGYLNVIRDSGFGEPFTSTVELVNGNIAEDLASYLYHSEQTPSAVFIGEKIQNKSVICSGGLLAQVLPKKDTDPLLVSLLEERCKEINSFSQDLFQSKDNLLSLIRNIFPDIDDKSISEKARSQEVSFKCKCSKQRSLNAMKILDKSELEDILKKDGKAELVCEFCKNKYLINYQEIKSMIEN; from the coding sequence ATGCAGGATAGGATAGTTCGGGCTACTGCAGCAAATGGAGGAATAAGATTAGTTGCGGTCTTAACCACAGAATCTTCTTTAGAAGCAAAAAAAAGACACGGTCTTTCTTATTTAACCACCTGCATCTTAGGAAGAGCATTTAGTGCTTCACTGCTTTTAGCAAGCTCGATGAAGATAATGCATGGTAGAGTTACTTTAAGAGTTAGATCTGACGGACCTCTAAAAGGATTACTAGTTGATGCAGGTAGAGACGGAAAAGTTAGGGGTTATGTAGGGAATCCTAATTTAGAATTAGACCTAGTCAAAATAGGTAATAATAAATATTCTTTTGATTTTACAAAAGCATTAGGTACAGGATATTTAAATGTAATTAGAGATAGTGGATTTGGAGAACCCTTTACAAGCACTGTTGAATTAGTAAATGGAAATATTGCTGAAGACTTAGCTTCATATTTATATCATTCAGAGCAAACTCCCTCTGCTGTATTTATTGGAGAAAAAATTCAAAATAAAAGTGTTATTTGTAGTGGTGGCTTATTAGCTCAAGTTCTACCAAAAAAAGATACTGACCCTCTACTAGTCTCACTACTTGAAGAAAGATGTAAAGAAATTAATTCTTTTAGCCAAGACTTATTTCAGTCAAAAGATAATCTTCTTTCATTAATAAGAAATATATTCCCCGATATTGACGATAAATCAATATCTGAAAAAGCTCGTTCACAAGAAGTTAGTTTTAAATGCAAGTGTTCCAAACAAAGAAGTTTAAATGCAATGAAAATCCTTGATAAGAGTGAATTGGAAGATATCCTCAAGAAAGATGGTAAAGCAGAATTAGTTTGTGAATTTTGTAAGAATAAATATCTTATAAATTATCAAGAAATTAAATCGATGATAGAAAATTAA
- a CDS encoding peptide chain release factor 3: MSLGTNILNNKDILDAVNKRRNFAIISHPDAGKTTLTEKLLLYGGAIQQAGAVKARGDQRKATSDWMDLEKQRGISITSTVLQFEYERSVINLLDTPGHQDFSEDTYRTLAAADNAVMLEDAAKGLEPQTRKLFEVCKMRKIPIFTFINKMDRPGREPFSLLDEIESELELNTLPINWPIGSGEEFRGVIDRFSREVILFDKAVRGKQSNEKRLSLEDKELSKYVERDLLENSLEELEVLDEAGSKFEKEKVFDGSLTPVFFGSAMTNFGVRPFLDSFLKMAQKPTSRNSNKGDIEPASNEFSGFVFKLQANMDPKHRDRVAFIRVCSGKFEKDMSVKHSRTGKTIRLSRPQKIFGQDREVVDDAYPGDVIGLNNPGMFSIGDTLYTGAHLEYEGIPSFSPEIFSWLRNPNPSAFKNFRKGVNELREEGAVQILYDFDESKRDPILAAVGQLQLEVVTHRLKSEYGVDANLESMPYQLARWVSDGWPAIEKLGRIFNCKIVKDCWNRPVVLFKNEWNLNQFVEDNNQLKLNKVAPVVSGVEPIVL; encoded by the coding sequence ATGAGCTTAGGTACTAACATTCTAAATAATAAAGACATACTGGATGCGGTAAATAAAAGAAGAAATTTTGCTATTATTTCACATCCAGATGCTGGGAAAACGACTCTTACCGAGAAGCTTCTTTTGTATGGAGGTGCTATTCAACAGGCAGGAGCCGTAAAAGCTAGGGGTGATCAGAGAAAAGCTACCTCAGACTGGATGGATCTTGAGAAACAAAGAGGTATTTCTATTACTTCAACTGTATTGCAATTTGAATATGAAAGATCAGTAATCAATCTATTAGATACACCAGGACACCAAGATTTCTCCGAAGATACTTATAGAACATTAGCTGCTGCTGATAATGCAGTTATGTTAGAAGATGCTGCCAAAGGACTAGAACCTCAAACTAGAAAATTATTTGAAGTCTGCAAGATGCGAAAAATACCAATATTTACTTTCATAAATAAAATGGATAGACCAGGAAGAGAGCCATTTTCTTTACTTGATGAAATTGAATCAGAACTTGAATTAAATACTTTACCTATTAACTGGCCAATTGGGAGTGGCGAGGAATTTAGAGGGGTTATTGATAGATTTTCGAGAGAGGTGATTTTATTTGATAAAGCCGTGAGAGGAAAACAATCGAATGAGAAAAGATTAAGTCTTGAAGATAAAGAGCTATCAAAATATGTAGAGAGAGATTTACTTGAAAACTCACTTGAAGAATTGGAGGTTCTTGATGAGGCAGGATCGAAATTTGAAAAAGAAAAAGTTTTTGATGGCTCTTTAACCCCTGTTTTTTTTGGATCTGCCATGACTAATTTTGGTGTAAGACCATTTTTAGATAGTTTTTTAAAAATGGCACAAAAACCAACTTCTAGAAATAGTAATAAAGGGGATATTGAACCTGCAAGTAATGAATTTAGTGGTTTTGTTTTTAAGCTTCAGGCAAATATGGATCCAAAGCACAGAGATAGGGTCGCTTTTATAAGAGTTTGTAGTGGCAAATTTGAAAAGGATATGTCAGTTAAACATTCCAGAACTGGGAAAACAATCAGATTATCAAGACCACAAAAAATATTTGGGCAAGATAGAGAAGTAGTTGATGATGCCTATCCTGGAGATGTTATTGGCTTGAATAATCCAGGTATGTTTTCTATTGGAGATACTCTTTATACTGGAGCTCATTTGGAATATGAGGGCATACCGTCCTTCAGTCCTGAAATATTCAGCTGGCTAAGAAATCCAAATCCTTCAGCATTTAAAAACTTCAGAAAGGGTGTTAATGAACTGCGCGAAGAAGGTGCTGTTCAGATTCTTTATGACTTTGATGAGAGCAAAAGAGATCCTATACTCGCCGCTGTTGGTCAATTGCAGTTGGAGGTAGTAACTCACAGGTTAAAAAGTGAATATGGTGTAGATGCAAATCTTGAATCAATGCCATATCAATTGGCTAGATGGGTTTCTGATGGATGGCCAGCTATTGAAAAACTAGGCAGAATATTCAATTGTAAAATAGTTAAAGATTGTTGGAATAGGCCAGTTGTTCTTTTCAAAAATGAGTGGAATTTAAATCAATTTGTTGAAGATAATAATCAATTAAAATTAAACAAAGTTGCTCCCGTTGTTAGTGGAGTCGAACCAATTGTTTTATAA
- a CDS encoding DUF3531 family protein has protein sequence MNIIFREFDPFNCWIWMKFSEIPAEAEKKYLDQLFDSWYTIGTLGGFNSENLQTHEEGSDLSWMSYDNNQKDSASPALMHNVGEMEYQNIWGRFWVDFGGSDSISIDILINSLNEISNNYVKIEELIIGGENNDWAIEEHEDLVFKN, from the coding sequence ATGAATATTATTTTTAGAGAATTTGATCCTTTTAATTGTTGGATTTGGATGAAGTTTTCTGAGATCCCAGCTGAAGCAGAAAAGAAATATTTAGATCAACTATTTGATAGTTGGTACACAATAGGAACTTTAGGGGGATTTAACTCCGAGAATTTACAAACTCATGAAGAAGGTTCTGATTTAAGTTGGATGTCATATGATAATAATCAAAAAGATTCAGCTTCCCCTGCGTTAATGCATAATGTTGGCGAGATGGAATATCAAAACATTTGGGGTAGATTTTGGGTTGATTTTGGAGGCTCAGATTCAATTTCAATAGATATCTTAATTAATTCTTTGAATGAGATATCAAATAACTATGTAAAAATTGAAGAGTTAATTATTGGGGGTGAAAATAATGATTGGGCAATTGAGGAACATGAAGATTTAGTTTTCAAAAATTAA